The genomic DNA GAGGAATTCCTCCACCCCGTTGATATCGTCGAAGTCGATGATGCCGGCGGCCCAGAGGCCGGCTTTATGGGCCTCCCAGGCGAAACGCGAGGGCGACCAATTGTCGGCGTTATAGGAATGGAAAGTGTGCATGTGCACGTTGACCAGGGGCCGCTCGGCGGTCACCGGGATGCGCAAGGCGATCAACTTGCCCAAGGCCTCGCTACGCGCCGCGGCGTCGAAGCTGCTCAACTGGGCTTCCAGATCCTTCACCTGCGCCTCGAACACGCGCCGGGTGCGGCTGGGTTGGCCTTCCAAAATCTCGGTTCCGGATGTAGCATCCGCGTTCCGGGGTGCCGTTCCACGTTCATTCACGCGACTTTCCTCCCGATATGTTGATGACGGTTCCATGGATGTAGCCCGCCCGCTCCGACGCCAGGAAGGCGGCCAGATCGGCTACTTCCGAAAGCTTGCCGTCCCGGCCGAGCGGGATGGCCTTGTTGACGTATCCCTTGCGCAAATCCTCCACGGTTATCCCGCGGGTATAGGCCAAGGCCGACTCGTAAGCCGGGGTCCGCAGGCCCGTAACTTCCAGGATACCCGGGGCGATGCCCACCACGCGGATGCCGCGCTTGCCGAGCTCCTTGGCCCAGGAACGCGTGAGGCCGTACACGGCGGCCTTGGTCGCCGAGTATCCGCTTTGGCCTTCCGAGCCTTCCATCCCTGATTCCGAGGACATGTTGACGATGACGCCCGAGCCCCCGCGCAGCATGGCGCGGGCAGCGGCCTGTCCGCATAGGAACAGGCCCTTGAGGTTCACGTTCACCATCTTGTCCCAAACGGCTTCGGTCAATTCTTCCTTGCCGGCGGGATCGACGAGCAAACGCGGGATGTTGATGCCTGCGTTGTTGACGAGGACGTCCACGCGCCCCCATTCTTCCAGGGTGGCCGCGAACAAAGCGGCCGTATCGTCGGCCTTGGTCACGTCGGCCTTGCGGAAGCGGGCTTCCACCCCGAACGTCGAACGCAGGGCGGCCGCGGCGGCTTCCCCGCTGGCCGGATCGAGATCGGCGACCACCACCTTGGCGCCATGGGCCGCCAGGGCTTCGCAACAGGCGCGCCCGATTCCGGAAGCCCCACCGGTGACCACGGCGACCTTGCCCTGAAGCCCAAGCCAGGTGCCTGCCTTGGGGAACGAGGTCTGCGCGGAGGCTCCGCTCATCGGGCCGCCGCCTTTTCAGCTCCGGCCGCAGCGGGCGTACCGGCCAATTCCGGGTAGTACAGATCGACCAGGGACTTGTTCACGCCGGGGGCGCCGAACATGGGCAGCCCGCGCCGGGACATGATGTTGTCCAGGTTGCGCAGATCCGGAACGCTGATGTCCTTCATCTTCCCGAGGGGAGCGGCGGCGGTTAGGGTAATCGAGGTCATTTCCAGGAGCTCGGTGGTCATCATGACCCAGTTGATGTCCCAGGGGCTCATGATCACGAGTCCGTGGTTCTCCATCAGGAAGGCGTTGTACTTGTCCATGAAGGGATTGAAATTGTCGGCCAGGCGCTGGGTAAGGGGCTCTCCGTAGGGCACCACCGGTACCGGCCCGACCTCGGTCGTGGTCTCGGGGAACATCGGGCGCATCAGCAGGTTCTCT from Fibrobacterota bacterium includes the following:
- a CDS encoding SDR family NAD(P)-dependent oxidoreductase, producing MSGASAQTSFPKAGTWLGLQGKVAVVTGGASGIGRACCEALAAHGAKVVVADLDPASGEAAAAALRSTFGVEARFRKADVTKADDTAALFAATLEEWGRVDVLVNNAGINIPRLLVDPAGKEELTEAVWDKMVNVNLKGLFLCGQAAARAMLRGGSGVIVNMSSESGMEGSEGQSGYSATKAAVYGLTRSWAKELGKRGIRVVGIAPGILEVTGLRTPAYESALAYTRGITVEDLRKGYVNKAIPLGRDGKLSEVADLAAFLASERAGYIHGTVINISGGKSRE
- a CDS encoding class II aldolase/adducin family protein; the encoded protein is MSLLEKYRKEAETFLKVCHKLSKLMYVTGHGGNAAWKLDKDLMIITPTQMNKGDIQLENLCFLDLKGNKLEGTNRPTGETPMYINFFKRRPDIVSVLHCHPPYTNAFAITQQENLLMRPMFPETTTEVGPVPVVPYGEPLTQRLADNFNPFMDKYNAFLMENHGLVIMSPWDINWVMMTTELLEMTSITLTAAAPLGKMKDISVPDLRNLDNIMSRRGLPMFGAPGVNKSLVDLYYPELAGTPAAAGAEKAAAR